AAACTATATCAATATCATCTTTTTCATATATAAAATTGCTAGATGAAAGCCTAGAGAAATCCAAAAGATCTTCTACCATCATTGATAACCTATCTCCTTCAGACTCTATGATGTTTAATCCTTGACTTAGCATATCTGTATCTTTTTGTATACTTTCAGATTGTAAAGTTATAGCCCAACCTTTAATCGAAGTTAATGGAGTTCTGAGCTCATGAGATACTGAAGAAATAAACTCATTTTTCATATCTTCTCTTTGGATTATATTTTCACTTAATAAATTAAGAGTTGAAGCAAGTTCTCCTATTTCATCATCCTTAGAGTCATCTGCCTTTACTGAATAATCACCTTGGGCAAGGATTTCAGAGACTTCTATTAGCTTTCTTAAAGGTTTTACAAAGTTATTTGCAGCAAAAAATGATATCATGAAAGCTAAGCTAGTTATCAAAAGACCAAAAATTCCATAAACCATGACATCTTTGTTTATCTGTCTATTAACCCTATCCATAGAGCTTGTAAGTCGTATTATTCCCATTTGTTGGTCTGATGATGTGAGGGGATAAGAAACTGATAAAACTTGTTCATTAGAATCAGTATTTTTCCCCTTGCTTACACCAGTATCACCTTCTTTTGCAGCAATTACATCACTATCATCTAAGGCAGATCCTATCATAGATGATGCCATAGAATCAAAAAGAACAACACCAGAATTATCAAGAATCTGGACTTGACAATTACTTTGCCTATAAAATAGGTTTTTATCACCAAGTATCACTTCTTCTAGTTCATATCTTGACATGTAAGATGAATATTGAAGTTGACTTATCCTTGCCTGATTTTTCATAGAGGATACAAGAGTTGATTCATAATAATTTT
This window of the Anaerococcus mediterraneensis genome carries:
- a CDS encoding cell wall metabolism sensor histidine kinase WalK, producing the protein MEIIEKLKNTNKNSKNILASKSIKYTLIKIIMLFVLTIVIGFEIFAYNSIKNYYESTLVSSMKNQARISQLQYSSYMSRYELEEVILGDKNLFYRQSNCQVQILDNSGVVLFDSMASSMIGSALDDSDVIAAKEGDTGVSKGKNTDSNEQVLSVSYPLTSSDQQMGIIRLTSSMDRVNRQINKDVMVYGIFGLLITSLAFMISFFAANNFVKPLRKLIEVSEILAQGDYSVKADDSKDDEIGELASTLNLLSENIIQREDMKNEFISSVSHELRTPLTSIKGWAITLQSESIQKDTDMLSQGLNIIESEGDRLSMMVEDLLDFSRLSSSNFIYEKDDIDIVLLVKQVHTQLYPRAQSEGISFTFTSYYKSLKTHADKNRMKEVFINIIDNAIKFTDLGGKIEIIIDADNDDIQISIIDDGEGIKEDEIAFVASKFYKGSSSKSQTGLGLSICEEIVKAHGGQLIIKSKYGVGTNVTVVLPRLEDEKVI